In Triticum urartu cultivar G1812 chromosome 6, Tu2.1, whole genome shotgun sequence, the following proteins share a genomic window:
- the LOC125516744 gene encoding protein S-acyltransferase 24-like isoform X1 produces MASEIEVLEDTTAAAAAVASPAGAGGAAAAGEAEAAEEESLKDDVYTGAAYGDLEKLHRLVELEGRSVTEPDGLGYHALQWAALNNRVAAAQYILEHGADVNAIDHTGQTALHWSAVRGHIQVAELLLKEGAKVDAADLYGYQTTHVAAQYGQTAFLYHIISKWNADPDVPDNDGRSPLHWAAYKGFADSIRLLLFLGAYRGRQDKEGCTPLHWAAIRGNMESCTVLVQVGKKEDLMVQDNTGLTPAQLAADKSHRQVAFYLGNARKVHERGCGGNNYFGKLSKLGLAPVLWCIIIGLIVAYIHSVIAGQYNSNMTLLFGFFSWLGVFLAIAGLVMFYRCSRKDPGYINKNIRDSQTQRDDEPLLKRGLDNPELLAGNWSQLCITCKIVRPIRSKHCSTCDRCVEQFDHHCPWVSNCIGKKNKWEFFMFLILEVSAMIITAATAVIRVAGDPGSPASFGGWLNYSAMNHPWVVSFVIMDLFLFFGVITLTVVQASQISGNITTNEMANAMRYSYLRGPGGRFRNPFDHGVRKNCSDFFLKGYNEDIEKVEQTSHPDEEMAIIHMTRGAVSQNGESVPLHANGADHVCADSQANSKSHRQVSSSKCCDHTKKTDKTPLGLGLGLGRNNPSSRYARNLLPL; encoded by the exons ATGGCGTCGGAGATCGAGGTCCTCGAGGACACGACCGCCGCCGCGGCCGCGGTCGCCTCCCCCGCCGGGGCCGGCGGGGCGGCCGCCGCgggggaggcggaggcggcggaggaggagtcGCTCAAGGACGACGTGTACACGGGCGCCGCGTACGGGGACCTTGAGAAGCTGCACCGCCTCGTCGAGCTGGAGGGCCGGTCGGTGACGGAGCCCGACGGCCTCGGCTACCACGCGCTCCAGTGGGCCGCCCTCAACAACCGCGTCGCCGCCGCCCAGTACATCCTCGAG CACGGAGCAGATGTAAATGCTATAGACCATACAGGGCAAACAGCACTTCACTGGAGTGCAGTGCGTGGTCATATTCAAGTTGCAGAACTACTTCTGAAAGAAGGAGCTAAGGTTGATGCTGCTGATTTATATGGATATCAG ACCACACATGTTGCAGCACAGTATGGTCAGACAGCATTTCTTTATCACATTATTTCAAAATGGAATGCTGATCCTGATGTCCCTGACAATGATGGCAGAAGTCCTCTTCACTG GGCTGCTTATAAGGGATTTGCAGACTCCATACGCCTCCTTTTGTTTTTGGGTGCTTATAGGGGGCGGCAAGATAAAGAAG GTTGTACTCCTTTACACTGGGCTGCCATTCGGGGGAATATGGAGTCATGCACTGTGTTAGTTCAGGTTGGTAAGAAGGAGGACCTTATGGTGCAAGACAATACTGGGTTAACTCCAGCCCAACTTGCTGCTGATAAGAGTCACCGGCAAGTTGCATTTTACCTT GGGAATGCTAGAAAAGTGCATGAAAGAGGATGTGGTGGGAACAATTATTTTGGGAAACTATCAAAATTAGGACTTGCCCCTGTGCTTTGGTGTATTATTATTGGCTTAATTGTTGCATATATACATTCAGTTATCGCAG GACAATACAACTCGAATATGACATTACTATTTGGTTTCTTTTCATGGTTGGGAGTTTTCCTTGCAATTGCTGGACTAGTTATGTTTTATAGATGTAGCAG GAAAGATCCTGGTTACATCAACAAGAATATAAGAGACTCGCAAACTCAAAGAGATGAT GAACCATTGTTGAAGAGGGGTCTAGATAACCCAGAACTTCTGGCTGGCAATTGGTCTCAACTATGTATTACTTGCAAA ATTGTGAGGCCCATACGCTCAAAACACTGCTCTACATGTGATCGCTGTGTTGAGCAATTTGATCATCACTGCCCTTGGGTTTCAAATTGCATCGGAAAG AAGAACAAATGGGAGTTCTTTATGTTTCTTATCCTAGAAGTTTCTGCGATGATCATTACTGCTGCAACGGCTGTCATAA GAGTCGCAGGTGATCCAGGCTCTCCAGCATCGTTTGGTGGATGGCTTAACTATTCAGCTATGAACCATCCTTGGGTGGTGTCTTTTGTTATAATGGATCTCTTCCTTTTCTTCGGCGTTATAACTCTAACAGTAGTTCAAGCATCACAG ATATCCGGGAATATAACAACAAATGAGATGGCAAATGCCATGAGGTACAGTTATCTCAGAGGCCCAGGTGGTCGGTTCAGAAATCCATTTGATCACGGGGTGAGGAAGAATTGTTCTGACTTCTTCCTGAAGGGGTACAATGAGGATATTGAGAAGGTAGAACAGACGTCACATCCTGACGAGGAAATGGCAATTATTCACATGACAAGAGGTGCAGTCTCGCAGAATGGTGAGAGCGTGCCACTTCATGCTAATGGTGCTGACCATGTTTGTGCTGACTCACAAGCCAACTCAAAATCGCATCGCCAAGTTAGTTCGTCTAAATGTTGCGATCACACTAAGAAGACTGACAAAACCCCTTTGGGCCTAGGGTTGGGCCTTGGACGAAACAATCCCTCTAGCCGTTATGCACGGAATCTTCTTCCCTTGTGA
- the LOC125516744 gene encoding protein S-acyltransferase 24-like isoform X2 produces the protein MASEIEVLEDTTAAAAAVASPAGAGGAAAAGEAEAAEEESLKDDVYTGAAYGDLEKLHRLVELEGRSVTEPDGLGYHALQWAALNNRVAAAQYILEHGADVNAIDHTGQTALHWSAVRGHIQVAELLLKEGAKVDAADLYGYQTTHVAAQYGQTAFLYHIISKWNADPDVPDNDGRSPLHWAAYKGFADSIRLLLFLGAYRGRQDKEGCTPLHWAAIRGNMESCTVLVQVGKKEDLMVQDNTGLTPAQLAADKSHRQVAFYLGNARKVHERGCGGNNYFGKLSKLGLAPVLWCIIIGLIVAYIHSVIAGQYNSNMTLLFGFFSWLGVFLAIAGLVMFYRCSRKDPGYINKNIRDSQTQRDDEPLLKRGLDNPELLAGNWSQLCITCKIVRPIRSKHCSTCDRCVEQFDHHCPWVSNCIGKPSIDN, from the exons ATGGCGTCGGAGATCGAGGTCCTCGAGGACACGACCGCCGCCGCGGCCGCGGTCGCCTCCCCCGCCGGGGCCGGCGGGGCGGCCGCCGCgggggaggcggaggcggcggaggaggagtcGCTCAAGGACGACGTGTACACGGGCGCCGCGTACGGGGACCTTGAGAAGCTGCACCGCCTCGTCGAGCTGGAGGGCCGGTCGGTGACGGAGCCCGACGGCCTCGGCTACCACGCGCTCCAGTGGGCCGCCCTCAACAACCGCGTCGCCGCCGCCCAGTACATCCTCGAG CACGGAGCAGATGTAAATGCTATAGACCATACAGGGCAAACAGCACTTCACTGGAGTGCAGTGCGTGGTCATATTCAAGTTGCAGAACTACTTCTGAAAGAAGGAGCTAAGGTTGATGCTGCTGATTTATATGGATATCAG ACCACACATGTTGCAGCACAGTATGGTCAGACAGCATTTCTTTATCACATTATTTCAAAATGGAATGCTGATCCTGATGTCCCTGACAATGATGGCAGAAGTCCTCTTCACTG GGCTGCTTATAAGGGATTTGCAGACTCCATACGCCTCCTTTTGTTTTTGGGTGCTTATAGGGGGCGGCAAGATAAAGAAG GTTGTACTCCTTTACACTGGGCTGCCATTCGGGGGAATATGGAGTCATGCACTGTGTTAGTTCAGGTTGGTAAGAAGGAGGACCTTATGGTGCAAGACAATACTGGGTTAACTCCAGCCCAACTTGCTGCTGATAAGAGTCACCGGCAAGTTGCATTTTACCTT GGGAATGCTAGAAAAGTGCATGAAAGAGGATGTGGTGGGAACAATTATTTTGGGAAACTATCAAAATTAGGACTTGCCCCTGTGCTTTGGTGTATTATTATTGGCTTAATTGTTGCATATATACATTCAGTTATCGCAG GACAATACAACTCGAATATGACATTACTATTTGGTTTCTTTTCATGGTTGGGAGTTTTCCTTGCAATTGCTGGACTAGTTATGTTTTATAGATGTAGCAG GAAAGATCCTGGTTACATCAACAAGAATATAAGAGACTCGCAAACTCAAAGAGATGAT GAACCATTGTTGAAGAGGGGTCTAGATAACCCAGAACTTCTGGCTGGCAATTGGTCTCAACTATGTATTACTTGCAAA ATTGTGAGGCCCATACGCTCAAAACACTGCTCTACATGTGATCGCTGTGTTGAGCAATTTGATCATCACTGCCCTTGGGTTTCAAATTGCATCGGAAAG CCCAGCATTGATAACTGA